The nucleotide sequence CTCCGCGATACGGCGCGCTCGCGCCTCTTCCGAGGGGGACTGCGGCGGCTGCTCACTCATGGGCGGGCATGATGTGGCGTGGAAAGACGAAACCCCGAGCTCCCTGACTGGGGAACCCGGGGCGACGAGTCTTGGACAGCAGCTGGACGGCTCAGGCCAGGTTGAAGATCTTCTTCAGGTCCGACTCGATTTCTTCCTCGGAGCAGTCCTTGGCCAGCGACAGCTCCTTGATGAGGAGCGAGCGCGCGGTGTCCAGCATCTTCCGCTCGCCGAAGGAGAGGTCCTTGTCGCCCTTCAGGAGGTACAGGTCGCGGAGCACTTCGGCGATTTCGAACACCGAGCCCGTCTTGATCTTCTCCATGTACTCCCGGTAACGACGGTTCCACGTCGTGGAGTCAACGGAGATGTCCTTCTCCTTGAGGATGGAGTAGACCTGCTTGACGTCCTCCTCGCTGATGATCTCCCGGAGACCGACCGACCCGACCTTGTTGATCGGGATCATGATCCGCATTCCGTTCTCCAGGATGCGCAGCACGTAGAAGGACTGGCGCTGCCCGGCCACCTCGGTGTGTTCGATACCCATCACTTCACCGACGCCCTGGCCCGGGTAGACCGCCTTGTCACCAGTCTTGAAGCTGGTCTGCACTCACTGCCTCCTTGAAAGACTCGTTCCCGGCCTTTCAGCCGGGCACTACTACCACAAACCACATCCACGGGCAACGATAACGCCTTGACCACCCAGGACGCTCCCGACTACGTTGTCGGTTTCTACACGCGGTGTCGGCAGATGTGTGCACCAGCGTGACGGGCGGCGGGTGGGGGTCGGAAGGTGGAACGTCATGCTTGGCGCGACCTGGGCGCGCGTCCTCTCTTCTTTCCCGCCCTGAGCCTGTCACTCGGAGCCCTCTGTGCCCCGGTAACAAGCGCGTACGCCGAGCCATTTCTCGTTTGTGGGCTTTTACTGGGAGCGCTCGGGCTGACGCTTGCCCGGCTGCCTGGTGCGCATCTCGCCGTGCTTGCGTCGCTCTGGGCGGCGGGCACGGGGCTGGCGCGCTGGGAATCCCAGGTGGATGTGCCGGCGGAGCTGACCCAAGGCAACACCATCATCATCGAGGGAGAAACGGAACGGGTGGACCGCTTCGACGGGACGACGCGTGTCCGATTGGCCGTCGCGCGGGCGGGCGTCCCTCCCGGGCCGCTCGCGCCCGTACGGTTCCGGATGAACCTGTCGCTGCGTGGCGAGCCACCGCCGCTCCTGCCCGGGCAACGTGTCCGGGCAGAGACGAAGCTGCAGCCAGACGCGCCCCCATCGAACCCGGGCGAGAAGGATTTCGGAGCAGCGCGACGGCGACAGGGCGTGGCCTTCACCGGTGGCATGGACGCGCGGCGCCTGATGGTGCTCTCCCCTGCCCCGGCGTGGCGGGTGTCATTGGAGGACACACGCACGCGGCTGGCGGCGGCGGTCCATGCGGTGTCGCCCTCGACGGATGCGGCGGCGCTCTTCCTCACCCTGGCGGCGGGGCAACGCGCGGCGCTGGATGACGCGTGGGAAGAGGCCTTCTCTCGCGCGGGACTGGCCCACGTGTTGAGTGTCAGCGGGCTGCATGTGGCGGCGTTGGCGCTGATGACGCTCGCGGTGCTGCGGCGGCTGGTGGTGCGCACCGGCGAGCGGTGGCGAATGCTGGATGCTCGGCAGGTGGCGGCCCCCGCGGCGGTGCCCTTCGTCTGGGCCTACGTCGTGTTCACCGACAACCAGCCGCCGGCGGTGCGCTCCGCGGTGATGGCCACGGTGGTGCTGCTGGGGCTGGCGCTGTGGCGGCGCGCGGACGGGCTCAATGGGCTGGCCGCCGCGGCCGTGGTGCTGGTGGCCTGGGCGCCCTCCAGCGTGGCCGACCTGTCGCTGCGGCTGTCGTTCCTCGCCGTACTGGGACTGGTGCTGCTGTCACCGCCGCTGCGGCAGGCGCTGCCCCTGGCCGAGCCCGACCCGTCCGAGCCCCACCGCGTCCGGCGCTGGTGGGGACACGCTCAGGAGACGGTGGCACAGACACTGTGCGCGAGCGCGGCCGCGACGCTGTCGGGACTCCCCATCGTCGCGGCGACCTTCGGACGGGTGAGTCTCGCGGGGCTCATCTCGAACGTGGTCGCCCTGCCCTTGTGCGGGCTGCTCACGGGCCTGGCCGCGGGTGGCGCCGCGCTCTTCGTCGTCGCCCCCGTGCTGGCGACGCCGGTGCTGTGGGCCGGCGCCTGGGCGTCCGAGCTGCTGCTGGTCATCACCCGGCTCTTCGCGGCGGCGCCGCTGGCCTCGGTCGAGGTGCCGTCACTGGGCTTCCTGTCGGCCCTCTACGCGGCGGGGCTGCTGATGTGGGCGCTCGGCACGGGGCGCTGGCGGCTGGGCGGTTTGTTGGCTCCCGCGGCCGTCGTCGCCGCCATCCTGGCACCGGTGCTCACGCCGCAGCCCGGGCTGCGCGTCACCTTTCTCTACGTGGGTCAGGGCG is from Myxococcus virescens and encodes:
- a CDS encoding DNA internalization-related competence protein ComEC/Rec2; this encodes MERHAWRDLGARPLFFPALSLSLGALCAPVTSAYAEPFLVCGLLLGALGLTLARLPGAHLAVLASLWAAGTGLARWESQVDVPAELTQGNTIIIEGETERVDRFDGTTRVRLAVARAGVPPGPLAPVRFRMNLSLRGEPPPLLPGQRVRAETKLQPDAPPSNPGEKDFGAARRRQGVAFTGGMDARRLMVLSPAPAWRVSLEDTRTRLAAAVHAVSPSTDAAALFLTLAAGQRAALDDAWEEAFSRAGLAHVLSVSGLHVAALALMTLAVLRRLVVRTGERWRMLDARQVAAPAAVPFVWAYVVFTDNQPPAVRSAVMATVVLLGLALWRRADGLNGLAAAAVVLVAWAPSSVADLSLRLSFLAVLGLVLLSPPLRQALPLAEPDPSEPHRVRRWWGHAQETVAQTLCASAAATLSGLPIVAATFGRVSLAGLISNVVALPLCGLLTGLAAGGAALFVVAPVLATPVLWAGAWASELLLVITRLFAAAPLASVEVPSLGFLSALYAAGLLMWALGTGRWRLGGLLAPAAVVAAILAPVLTPQPGLRVTFLYVGQGDGVVVSSGGEHMLVDGGGVPGGMDTAERFILPYLKHAGISRLDLAVLSHPHPDHALGLASALKQIPTQRLWMPAGDGDGPLSRQVVAAAGTALVEEVEVGHPPLRLGEATIEVLGPPALEARDLLEGANDRSVVLLVRHGDVTVLLTGDVEADGEEALAERLGPVTVMKAPHHGSRTSSTEALLARTRPRHVVFCVGRRNRYGFPHDDVEARYRALGSECWRTDQHGAITVESDGQDVRLLTFLPHEPSPQATPVARAGGASPDWGR
- a CDS encoding CarD family transcriptional regulator, with protein sequence MQTSFKTGDKAVYPGQGVGEVMGIEHTEVAGQRQSFYVLRILENGMRIMIPINKVGSVGLREIISEEDVKQVYSILKEKDISVDSTTWNRRYREYMEKIKTGSVFEIAEVLRDLYLLKGDKDLSFGERKMLDTARSLLIKELSLAKDCSEEEIESDLKKIFNLA